In the Alkaliphilus oremlandii OhILAs genome, one interval contains:
- a CDS encoding helix-turn-helix domain-containing protein, protein MDDLIYNYMALLEAIFSEKEVLPDIILQKYGLMEFTPREIRRLEALEMRRLYYIEKMTLREIGKRFNMSDSGVYRRIKRWL, encoded by the coding sequence ATGGATGATTTAATCTACAACTACATGGCCTTACTAGAGGCAATTTTCTCGGAGAAAGAAGTCCTACCAGATATAATCCTTCAAAAGTATGGACTAATGGAGTTTACTCCAAGAGAAATAAGAAGGCTTGAAGCTCTGGAAATGCGAAGGCTATATTATATAGAGAAAATGACATTAAGAGAAATCGGGAAACGCTTTAACATGAGTGATAGTGGAGTCTATAGGAGAATAAAGAGGTGGCTATGA
- a CDS encoding B3/B4 domain-containing protein, with the protein MKKFVIEDDFWSLFPNARIGVVVCQGIDNMIKDENKYKDMIHDSEKEALKYLKNEEFSSNNVIKVWREAFQKFKTKKGARSSIEALLKRVHKGNPLGTINPLVDIYNCISLRYALPCGGEDIDTFDGDIRLTKAVGNENFITLGTDRSEPPYEGEIVYKDNEGAICRCWNWRESVRTMLTENTKNAFLCIELVDEKRVEEFEDALKDLAKLVQDNLGGTCEVSILDINNKEITIK; encoded by the coding sequence ATGAAAAAATTTGTTATTGAAGATGATTTTTGGAGCCTATTTCCTAATGCAAGAATTGGTGTTGTTGTTTGTCAGGGCATAGATAATATGATAAAAGATGAAAACAAATATAAGGATATGATTCATGATTCAGAAAAAGAAGCCTTAAAGTACCTGAAGAATGAAGAATTTAGCAGTAATAATGTCATAAAAGTGTGGAGAGAGGCTTTTCAAAAATTTAAAACGAAAAAAGGTGCAAGATCATCAATTGAGGCATTACTAAAGCGAGTACATAAAGGAAACCCTTTAGGAACGATTAATCCACTAGTTGACATTTATAATTGTATTTCCTTAAGATATGCACTGCCTTGCGGTGGTGAGGATATTGATACATTTGATGGAGATATAAGGTTAACTAAAGCAGTTGGGAATGAAAATTTTATAACATTAGGGACGGATAGAAGTGAACCACCATATGAAGGCGAAATAGTATATAAAGATAACGAGGGCGCAATTTGTAGATGCTGGAATTGGCGTGAATCAGTAAGAACGATGCTTACTGAAAATACAAAGAATGCTTTTTTATGTATTGAATTAGTTGATGAGAAAAGAGTAGAAGAGTTTGAGGATGCTTTAAAAGATTTAGCAAAATTGGTACAAGATAATTTAGGCGGAACATGTGAGGTTTCAATTCTTGACATTAACAATAAAGAAATAACAATAAAGTAA
- a CDS encoding radical SAM protein, whose product MGDFSYKDIYIEDGRRVLEVNILPEKHCNFDCIFCPIGRSQNKVDTQKSFNKIDSSLTELGSMIENTKAELIFINSSGEALVNDKIDDVISLIKDKGLSVRLLSNGYLLGRDEYIKIANKCDEVIGEIKVITEEDFQKVQRPIEGYTIEEYISNMVSFNKQYKGKFIFEITIIRGYNDDEESIEKIKNIIKEISPNKIIITRMEDERFKKKLGITDERFEEISNILLNI is encoded by the coding sequence ATGGGGGATTTTAGTTATAAAGATATTTATATTGAAGATGGAAGAAGGGTACTGGAAGTTAACATACTTCCAGAGAAGCATTGTAACTTTGACTGCATATTTTGTCCAATAGGAAGGTCACAAAACAAAGTAGATACTCAAAAATCATTTAATAAAATAGATAGTTCATTGACTGAACTAGGGAGTATGATAGAAAATACAAAAGCAGAATTAATCTTTATTAACTCAAGTGGAGAAGCCTTAGTCAATGATAAAATTGATGATGTTATTAGTCTAATTAAAGACAAAGGGTTATCTGTAAGACTGCTTTCTAATGGATATTTACTAGGTAGAGATGAATATATAAAAATTGCTAATAAATGTGATGAGGTTATTGGGGAGATAAAGGTAATAACAGAAGAGGATTTTCAAAAAGTCCAAAGGCCAATTGAAGGATATACAATAGAAGAATATATTTCAAACATGGTTTCTTTTAATAAACAATATAAAGGTAAATTTATATTTGAAATTACTATTATCAGGGGATATAACGATGATGAAGAATCAATTGAGAAGATAAAAAATATTATTAAGGAAATATCTCCTAACAAGATAATTATTACAAGAATGGAAGATGAAAGATTTAAGAAAAAACTTGGTATAACTGATGAAAGATTTGAGGAAATTTCAAATATATTATTAAATATTTAG
- a CDS encoding PBECR4 domain-containing protein yields the protein MKKVSFKERVKNTVIDESKNFKEIFIDYEYLVCSRAFVMKDYYIIGAKEDNYQHLTGVNSLISAQDFFDKCYNGTLQETDFDFNKRGQSEKAVKGSVRRKIEVLPSIVKLFYNKDIKVEEAFVKNRIICGFATTDEECTLGFTSTVKSRPMTLLKGNELDIKKMQDVSLILRKEVGKEKFNELIIGSSEVLMDYYETIKDHVDESLIPLVHKNEINKIEDQALKEIASSLNE from the coding sequence ATGAAAAAGGTTTCTTTTAAGGAACGTGTGAAAAATACAGTAATTGATGAGTCTAAAAACTTTAAAGAAATTTTCATTGATTATGAGTATCTAGTCTGTTCAAGGGCCTTTGTAATGAAGGACTACTATATTATAGGTGCTAAAGAAGATAATTATCAGCATTTAACAGGAGTTAATTCTTTAATTTCAGCACAAGACTTTTTTGATAAATGCTATAATGGAACATTGCAAGAAACAGATTTTGATTTTAATAAACGTGGACAATCCGAGAAAGCCGTGAAGGGTTCTGTTAGAAGAAAAATAGAGGTTTTACCTAGTATTGTGAAATTATTTTATAATAAAGATATTAAAGTAGAAGAAGCATTTGTTAAAAATAGAATAATTTGTGGCTTTGCAACTACAGATGAAGAATGTACATTAGGATTTACAAGCACAGTAAAATCCCGACCGATGACATTGCTTAAAGGAAATGAACTGGATATCAAAAAAATGCAAGATGTTAGTTTGATACTAAGAAAAGAAGTAGGAAAAGAGAAATTTAATGAGCTTATTATAGGGAGCTCGGAAGTGTTAATGGATTATTACGAAACAATTAAAGATCATGTAGATGAAAGTCTAATACCTTTAGTACATAAAAATGAAATAAATAAGATAGAAGACCAGGCTCTAAAAGAAATTGCCAGTAGTTTGAACGAGTAA